TGGTGGCCATGAGCAAAACAGAGGTAAAGCCAACTCACGCGTTTTACTAGATTGGAATTCAAGATGGGCAAACATAAGAGGGGTAAACCATAACGAACAAACGAATACAATGCATGGGGCATAATAATCGAAGCTAAAAACGAGATAGAAGAAAACGTCCTTGCGCATCTTCCGCCATTCAGTTGGGCATTTTTCATTGTCACTTTCATACCCATCCAAACCTTAGACGGTGACTTGGCCAAGCTTATCCGCCGCCTCATCCACAGCGGCTTCCTCTTTTTTGGCTCCTGCTGCGGCCGCAAAGCTTGTTTGAGCACGAACCTGCGCGGCTTTGGCGTCGAACTTGTTAGTAGTTCGTTccttcttttcttcctcaGCAGGAGAATGATCGCGAGGTGTCGATTGGGTACGTGTAGGTGGCCCTCCCGACGTTGAATCGCGGCGGGGGCCTGTTCCTGGACGGCTATTCCCAAAGGGCGTTTTCTCCTTGATCCGACTCTCGCGTTCCTTCTCAAGTTTTTCGGAGACTTCGCGCTCCCGATTGCTAACATCGACGGGTCTATGAAAGTGTCAAAGTCAATCGAACTGTTCGCATCGTGGTCATTTGATAATGCAACCTACCGCGCAGCTCCAAAAGGACTGGCTTTGGGTGCAGTGGAGTTGGCCATACGAGGGGAAGAGAGTGGAGAAGGAGCATTCGAACCTGTAGACGAACGAGGTAGGAGATTGAGTTGCCTCCTTGCACCCTGTGGAGTTTGTGGTTGAGAGTTGGTAGCTACACAAGAGAGTTTGTTAGATAACTAAATGTGACCTATGGGTTAGCACCTGGACGTACGTGACTTTTCGTCCGTGCTCGTTTGTCTAGACACCCTCATTTGAGAGCGCCAGTCCCCGGCATCAGGTGGCCCTCCACTGCTGAACCCAGAGCCTTCGCCACTTCGGCCTCCAAACGCTCCTCGTTTTGGTGGTTGTTCCTCTGTCTGGATGGAGGCACGTGGTGGTCCTCTCCGCCATGCATCATCAGTCGGCAGCATTTAGGGGCGCACTCTCTCTATCGCCAGCGGGCGTCGAGAATCCGCTTCCTTTACGGAAGTTGCCAGGCCGATCGGTTGCAGCCGTATCCACCGCTGGCGCCGCCTTGCGCTCCCAGTTTAGTTCAGTACCCGAGCGCGATGGACCATCGCGGAAGCCAGATCGACGAGGCTCAACAGGAACGGCGGATCGAACAGGTTGATTTGAACGCCAATCAGAGGCTACTTCAGCTTCCGAAGGTTCGACCGGCTCTCGTGGCGGGCGGTCGTCAAATCGAGAGCCACGCGGACCACGCGAGTCAGATGGAAGAGGGCCATCCCGCCGCCAGTTTGTGGATTCGTCTCCAAATGATGTAGGGCCAGTTCCCCGATGATCTTTGGCTGAGAAGATTGAACTTGTGAGAAACTTCGGAAATCAAAGATAAATGAGATATCTTACGGGGTTCGGCGACACTTACTCGCACAGTGCGCGAGTTTAGTTGTGCTCCAGATTTACTTAGACCACTCTTTAACCCATCCAATGTCTCGAATTCCACGTATCCAAAGCCTTTGGGCTTATCATCTCGATCACGAATAACTTTGATAGATTTCAACTATTACGGATCGGGTCAGAAATGGCCCGAGTGGTAAGTATTTTGTACTTACTGATTCGGGGGCAAAAAATTGACCAAGGTCGTCTTCGACAAGATCAAAGGGAAGATTTCCGACATATGCGATAAAAGGGGGAGCGGTAGGCAACGGCAAGTCCTCTCGAGGGGCAATTGGAGCTCGATCTGTGAATAGATAAAATAGAACAAACTCGTAAATCATTTCGATGTGCCATTTTTCACTTAACGCACCTGGTCGA
The nucleotide sequence above comes from Rhizoctonia solani chromosome 3, complete sequence. Encoded proteins:
- a CDS encoding RNA recognition motif protein, with product MAPKKGQKQKMSLGDFLGDETFGALGSWADEMESLPTAPAQRAPGDAPTDRYGRGGDREFSRPDRAPIAPREDLPLPTAPPFIAYVGNLPFDLVEDDLGQFFAPESLKSIKVIRDRDDKPKGFGYVEFETLDGLKSGLSKSGAQLNSRTVRFLTSSIFSAKDHRGTGPTSFGDESTNWRRDGPLPSDSRGPRGSRFDDRPPREPVEPSEAEVASDWRSNQPVRSAVPVEPRRSGFRDGPSRSGTELNWERKAAPAVDTAATDRPGNFRKGSGFSTPAGDRERPPRASIQTEEQPPKRGAFGGRSGEGSGFSSGGPPDAGDWRSQMRVSRQTSTDEKSPTNSQPQTPQGARRQLNLLPRSSTGSNAPSPLSSPRMANSTAPKASPFGAARPVDVSNREREVSEKLEKERESRIKEKTPFGNSRPGTGPRRDSTSGGPPTRTQSTPRDHSPAEEEKKERTTNKFDAKAAQVRAQTSFAAAAGAKKEEAAVDEAADKLGQVTV